A window of Hordeum vulgare subsp. vulgare chromosome 5H, MorexV3_pseudomolecules_assembly, whole genome shotgun sequence genomic DNA:
CCGGCGGCCATGGGGCTGCCGGGCTGCGAGACCCGCTGCGGCAACGTGAGCGTGCCGTACCCGTTCGGCATGGGGCCGGACAGGTGCTACCGCTCGCGAGGGTTCAAGCTCACCTGCGTCGATCACGGAAGCAGCAAGATCCCGAGGCTTCTATTGGGAGACGGCAGCGTCAGCACGTACGAGGTGGTCGACATCACCCTGGAGTACAACACGATGCGCGTCATCGGCCACGGACTGCGCGCCATAAACGTGAGCGGCGGCTCCGGGCTGTGGAGCGTCGGCGACACCTGGGCTGTCGGCGTCGACGCCGTACTGCCATACAAGCTGAACCCGTGGCTGAACGAGTTCATCCTCACGGGTTGCAATGTCCAGGCGACGCTGGTGGGGAACGGGAGCCTCGTCAGCGGCTGCGCTTCTTTCTGCGCCCCCGATCCCGATGGCGATGGCAATGGTTACTACACCCCCGACTCCCACATCGGCTGCTGCCAGTCGTCCATCCAAGCTGCCAGCGCGTCCTACGGCGTGGAGCTCAAGCGGCTCGACGCCAGCGTGCCCAAGGCCAGCGATATTGATTTGCCCGTGAACGTGCTCATCGCCGAGTCGGGTTGGTTCAAATTCGGCGAGAACATGGAGGACCTCAGAGGTTTCTCAAGGAAAGCTGATCAACTCCGGGTCCCAGTTATTCTCGGGTGGGGGCTTGCGCACGGCGCATCAGCAACTGATCCAAACTCACTGAAATGCTCCTACGACGTAGCCCGGAGCATTTGCAAGAGCGCCAACAGCTATTGCAGGAAAGAATGGCAGATGGCTCTTGAAGTCGGAGGCTACTCGTGCCATTGCAAGGATGGCTATGAGGGCAACCCTTACCTCACCGGGGGATGCCAAGGTGCGTTTAAAACTTACGTGTGCACATCTCATCGCTAATACTTTGTAAACTTTGATTCTATTGTTGTTTTGCTTGACTTAATTAATTGTGTGTATGCAGATATCAAAGAGTGCGATCAGAAAGAAAAGTATCTCTGCTTCGGCGACTGCGAGGAACTGCAGGGATCGTTCCGGTGCAGCTGCCCGCAAGGAACCCAAGGCGACTACTTCATGCTCGGTGGCTGCGTCAAGTCCACGGACACAACCACAGGTACGATTATCCACCACACCAGCAGCTTGTGGATGACTACTACTGGATGCTCGTAGTCATGCATCAATCGAAcgatcctttttcttttctaaggAAAACAATGAAACACATGTAAATGTTGCGCGAATACTAATAGGAAACATATGTGCGCGTATTGTTCAATTTTCTTTCAGGTAACTATGGTTTGATCATTGGTTTCTCGGTTGCTAGTGGGCCATGCATTCTACTTTTGGCTTTTGTTGCGCTCCTAATCACCCGAGATGTTGAGCAACGCAGGGCGACAGCTTTGAGAGAGATGTTCTTTAGTCAAAATCGTGGACAACTGTTGAAGCAATTGGTATCTCACAGGACAGACATCGCAGAGAGGATGCTCATCTCTTTAGGAGAGCTAGAGAAGGCTACCAATAATTTTGATCAAGCTCGTAGGCTTGGTGGTGGAGGGCATGGCACGGTCTACAAAGGGATCTTGTCCGACTTACATGTTGTGGCTATCAAAAAGTCAAATATTGTTGTCAAGAGAGAAATCGACGAGTTCATAAACGAAGTTGCCATACTATCACAGATCAACCATAGGAATATTGTGAAGCTCCATGGATGCTGCCTCGAGGCGGAAGTCCCTTTATTGACTTACGAGTTCATTTCCAATGGAACACTCAATGACCATCTTCACACAGAAGAACGACCATCACTACCTTGGAAAGATAGGTTAAGGATCACTGGTGAAATAGGAAAAGCTCTAGCTTACCTTCACTCTGCTATTTCTGTCCCTGTAATACATCGAGATATCAAGCCTGCCAACATACTTCTTGACGATGCCTTGACAGCAAAAGTATCAGACTTCGGAGCTTCAAGGTACATCCCCGTGGAGAATACCGGAACAACAACTGCGGTGCAAGGAACAATAAGGTACTTGGACCCTATGTATTATTATACGGGGCGTCTGACAGAAAATAGTGATGTTTATAGCTTTGGGGTCCTTCTTGTCGAATTGCTTACTAGGAGGAAGCCATCTTTGTACAGATCTTCCGAAGGCGATGGGCTTATCATGCAATTTGTTGCATTAGTTGCAGAAGATAACTTGATCAAAATATTGGATCCACAAGTTGTAGAGGAGGGAGGTAGCGAAGTGAATGAAGTGGCTACTTTAGCTGCTTTATGCGTAAAACTGAAACCAGAGGATCGACCAACCATGAGGCAAGTGGAGATGACGCTAGAAGCTCTCCAAGCACCCAAGGAGCGTGTCCAGGGTGATTTGATAGAAGGAACTAATGAGATGAAATATGTATCAATGGGCCATCCATCGACCACCCAACGAGCAAAGCAAAGTGAAGCGACCAGGTGTTTTAGCTTAGAAGAAGAGTTCCTGCTATCCGCAAGACACCCTCGGTAGTTTTGCTTATTTACGAGCAAATATTCATCTATCGCACATTTTCATTTTTATCTTTAGTTGTATAACCCTCACTCGATGATCAAAAATATGTGTGAAGCTATAGTGTGTTATTAGTTATTTTTAAGTGCATTGTAAAGTACTCCCTCCTTTTCTgtttatagggctcatctcaAATTTTTTAGATTttcattatattaggctcattttgaaTCTAATagagttaaagtgctttgagtcccacgccatatttaattcatagagtttagagaaaggagacgagtggctatgcatgcatccTTTTCTATATCCATCATGCAAGTTCaatgagaagaaggatgctacatttattgtcTTGGAAATTAAAtatctgagaaatatttcattggctagttaaaactagtgtcatccactcacaattcaccttggttgttgagatttcagatttgagccctataaaccggaaaggagggagtatttcGAAGCAAACAATTGAACTGTATTATATTAATTTTTGCCCTCGTCATCCAAATTCTCCTATTACAGAGCCACAAATTTGTGATGATGGCActactctctctcactctctctgtaTGGTTTATAAGTAGGGCATGGATTTTCAAGTCTTCAATTTAACTAACAAAATAAGtgcattgtgtctcaaaaatatatatttcAAAACTTTCGGATCTAAAAATGTATTTTCAGCATATATCACATTTTTCAAGTCAAATTGAAGACCTAAAAATCTGGACCCAGCTTATAAACAAAACTTGGAATCCTACACCTAGTCATAAAGACCAACTAAAACACCACCGCTGCCAAAAGGAAGACCAGTCAATTATGTAGTACTCCAGCCGGACACTAGAGATGAGTCACAGCCAGCCAGGCGTTGAACACTATAGACTAGTCACAGCCAGCCGGGCACATGCATGCATGTATTGACTCACTGGACTAACAATGTCGACGATGTTGACTAGACGTTGAACACTTCCCTGCCGCCCGAAtccctcatgccttgtttgatactagtgtattttagaaaattaatgAGAATTATGTCGATTAAACTCTTAAATTCTCACATATCCCAAAATGATTTTAGTGTAGTATTTGGCAAGTTTCATCCTCATATTTTCTCACAAATCTTAAAATTCTAatgcatttttctcaatacccaatacactacccctgTCTAGTGGAATGGGGATAAATGGGATTTGAAGGGATTaggtgaaggttggggtttcatCCAATCCCTGTggggattatccccaccaatcccctaaaaaaacctagtaccaaacaaggcctgagGGTTCTtgaattttttccttttcttttttgagaATGAGTGGTCTTGTTTCCGCAGCATATTATGTATACCTAGTTTATTGCCACTAGGCACGACGTGTTCTCTCGTGTCGCCTCACTATTCAATCGTCCGGAGGAACTATCGACTTGTACAATTTGTGGGTTTTAGCTTTGCAGGATTCTCCCGCAAGCCACCGTAAGGGCCTCAATCCTTGATCACGCTCATAGCTTGGACCATATGGAAGTACCACAACGGTTGCATCTTCGATGGTGCCACATCGTTTCAAACCCAACTGGTTCGCAACATCCAGAAGAAAGCTTGCACTTGTGCGAATGTCGGTGCTCCAGGGTTTAGTATAATCATCCTTGTAACCTGATAGTTGACATGTAAGGGGTTGAGCAACCCACACCCATGCTCACTATGACCTCGTGTATGCGCCTTGTGGTGCACATATCACGAGGATCGCCATTGTGTTTTTACTATCTTTTTTATCAATAAATGATAGCTCCACGtgtattcacaaaaaaattacctAAGTTGTTGATCTCTACTATTTGCTTTTATCATTATATGTATATATGTCACATCATCACACATGCTATTTCAAGAAAGTCCAACCTCATTATCATGGATGGAAAAGTTTTTTCATTACCTAATTCCATTATTACTATTTAGAGACATTAAAACTATGCGGCTTTCCAGCCCTCCCAGGCCATCAGCATCTACGATCATTCCCTGCCAAATTTATGTATAGGGAGACGCAAAATCATGCGGCAACGGCTCTCCCCTAGAGCCTGGTGCACTGGAATCGAGAGACTGTCCTCTCTCCACAGGCAGCGATTGAAGGGGCTGATCTTCGAGACCTTGGAGACGGATGTAGAGCGCGGCAGTGGCAACAACGAGGGGATaatcgacgacaatgatgacgaggtTGCACTGGTTCTCACTTGGACGTCGGCGAAGGAGTGCCGGCGATGGGCGGCCACGTCAGGGAGCTAGGTTTTGGGGTTCGGGCCTGCTGTGTTGTGGGGGCACAATATTGTTGCAGCCTTGGGGCGGAGCGGCAGGATGCCTGGCTGGTCGATGACTATGAGCTCCCGTGCTGCGGTTGCGCAAGAACCCTAGCGCTGGTGCAAGGGTAGTCATCAGGAAGAGGAGCTGCTCGTCGcgcgaggagagagagagagagaggggagcgtCTCGCTCGTTTTCTAGAGCGTGCGTAAACGGACGAGTTAATGACCCAGCCCAAGTTGACCACTGTAAAAGATGGGCGTCAACTAGAGATGTATACGCAGAAATCACGTCGTACACAAAACAAAAGTAGAACAGCTAGCAATGCTTTCCtagtcatgcatgcatgcatgcatcatattgcCCTCTGGATTTAGATCTAATCTCTGGATTTTAACCTCCTTCTTCGAGATATAGAAGAATTAGAATGACAACGTTGTCTAAGTGATAGCTAATTTTTGGTCCAACTTCAATCTTTTTCGCAAACACTCTGTCGGATAACTATCTAGACGAGTCTGTGACAAAAAAACATCACATCTAGGCTACAACCTCAATGGACACCCAACAAGGCTCAAACCATCAAGGTGTTCCGAAGCCCCTAGGATTTCCAAGCTAAGATTTCCCTTATTCACGACGCTCTCCCATGCTGGGAGCCGTCGATCTGTTCGAATTTGGTATAGAAATGTTCACACCCACTGCTTTGAGTTAACACCTTTCTGTTTCTTCTTATTTACATTATATTTGGAGTGTTGGGGAGGTTTTGCACCGCCTATTACCGTACTCAAAACAATCCACAATTGCATCAACTACAGTGTTCTTGTCAAAGCCTCTAGCTCTCCCTCTTGCATTCCTTCCCTGGCCATAGCCCGAGCCACGTCCTCCGCCTCTATGACAGCCACTAGGGTGAAGTTACCCCACTTAAAATTTGACTCGTCATGCTTGCGGTTACCACATTCTTGACGCCTATTGTTGATTAAACCACAATTTACACACAACAGTGGCAACATTTTCCTACTTAACTTGATACCACCCCTTCTCAGCCCCCAACCCCTTCGTTATTGACACCAACCTCTTGATTTTATACTTTACTTTCATCTTATCACGAAGCCTCATAAATTCTGCCATGTCAATTAGCTTATGTACGTGTGCATGGATCGCAAGTTGTCAAGGATCACTGACTGTCCTAGAGTTCTGAAACCCATCATATTCGTCCATAGCTTGATTTCTAAAGAAGCATGAGCCGCATCATGAAAAGGTTGTCATCAATCCGTCTCCAAATCACATCTTTTATCCAGGTTTCATGCCGGCAAACAGAATGCTAGGGCTAAATAAAACCTCTCGTCGTGTGGATCTCTTCTTTCAATcaatcaaatcaaatcaaatcaaagAAGAGAGGAATTGGTCGGCACATTCCAATCCCGGTGCAGACGAAGATGGCCCAACGTGGCCCAGCAGCTCCAACGAACGAACGAGCGAGCAGGCCCATCCCAAACCCGCCCCCTCGCAGCGTCACGAGCACGGGCAGGGCG
This region includes:
- the LOC123452008 gene encoding wall-associated receptor kinase 5-like isoform X2, with amino-acid sequence MEKTTDYISAAVVGVAILMMAAVLMSPLCCAAAPGPAAMGLPGCETRCGNVSVPYPFGMGPDRCYRSRGFKLTCVDHGSSKIPRLLLGDGSVSTYEVVDITLEYNTMRVIGHGLRAINVSGGSGLWSVGDTWAVGVDAVLPYKLNPWLNEFILTGCNVQATLVGNGSLVSGCASFCAPDPDGDGNGYYTPDSHIGCCQSSIQAASASYGVELKRLDASVPKASDIDLPVNVLIAESGWFKFGENMEDLRGFSRKADQLRVPVILGWGLAHGASATDPNSLKCSYDVARSICKSANSYCRKEWQMALEVGGYSCHCKDGYEGNPYLTGGCQDIKECDQKEKYLCFGDCEELQGSFRCSCPQGTQGDYFMLGGCVKSTDTTTGNYGLIIGFSVASGPCILLLAFVALLITRDVEQRRATALREMFFSQNRGQLLKQLVSHRTDIAERMLISLGELEKATNNFDQARRLGGGGHGTVYKGILSDLHVVAIKKSNIVVKREIDEFINEVAILSQINHRNIVKLHGCCLEAEVPLLTYEFISNGTLNDHLHTEERPSLPWKDRLRITGEIGKALAYLHSAISVPVIHRDIKPANILLDDALTAKVSDFGASRYIPVENTGTTTAVQGTIRSSEGDGLIMQFVALVAEDNLIKILDPQVVEEGGSEVNEVATLAALCVKLKPEDRPTMRQVEMTLEALQAPKERVQGDLIEGTNEMKYVSMGHPSTTQRAKQSEATRCFSLEEEFLLSARHPR
- the LOC123452008 gene encoding wall-associated receptor kinase 5-like isoform X1, translating into MEKTTDYISAAVVGVAILMMAAVLMSPLCCAAAPGPAAMGLPGCETRCGNVSVPYPFGMGPDRCYRSRGFKLTCVDHGSSKIPRLLLGDGSVSTYEVVDITLEYNTMRVIGHGLRAINVSGGSGLWSVGDTWAVGVDAVLPYKLNPWLNEFILTGCNVQATLVGNGSLVSGCASFCAPDPDGDGNGYYTPDSHIGCCQSSIQAASASYGVELKRLDASVPKASDIDLPVNVLIAESGWFKFGENMEDLRGFSRKADQLRVPVILGWGLAHGASATDPNSLKCSYDVARSICKSANSYCRKEWQMALEVGGYSCHCKDGYEGNPYLTGGCQDIKECDQKEKYLCFGDCEELQGSFRCSCPQGTQGDYFMLGGCVKSTDTTTGNYGLIIGFSVASGPCILLLAFVALLITRDVEQRRATALREMFFSQNRGQLLKQLVSHRTDIAERMLISLGELEKATNNFDQARRLGGGGHGTVYKGILSDLHVVAIKKSNIVVKREIDEFINEVAILSQINHRNIVKLHGCCLEAEVPLLTYEFISNGTLNDHLHTEERPSLPWKDRLRITGEIGKALAYLHSAISVPVIHRDIKPANILLDDALTAKVSDFGASRYIPVENTGTTTAVQGTIRYLDPMYYYTGRLTENSDVYSFGVLLVELLTRRKPSLYRSSEGDGLIMQFVALVAEDNLIKILDPQVVEEGGSEVNEVATLAALCVKLKPEDRPTMRQVEMTLEALQAPKERVQGDLIEGTNEMKYVSMGHPSTTQRAKQSEATRCFSLEEEFLLSARHPR